The genomic region TCATCTGCGGATTCATCAGGTTCAGATGCAGTCTTTCCGTATTTCGGGCCCTGCGCCTGTTTCCGATTCCATAATTCGCAGGATTCAAATCGTCGGCGACCACGCCCAGGGCAGTCTTAATCTTGTCCTTCGCAGATCCGTGCTGTCGGACCCAGTTCAATTCCTTGCGCTTGGAGGCAAACCAGCGCACATACAGAAGTCTTGTGGCCAGCAGCTGCCAGAACAGTCCCATAAAAAGAAGGGTGACGATACTATCCCAGGCGTGCGCGCTGCCGGCAGGACCCACCAACATGGCGGACTGGACCTTGAGCAGGTGTGTCAATGGCAACAGGTAGGCAAAACAGCGCACCACAAAGGGCATGGCCATCAGGGGGAAGGTCTGCCCCGCAAAGGCAAAGGCAGGGCCGCCAATCACACCCGCCACGCTTGTTGCCATGCGCATGTTTCCCGTAATGCCCACAAAGGTCGCACCCGCCCCGGTGCAGGCCAAAATCATGGCCAGCTGGCCCGCCGACACCAAGACGAATTCCCTAAAGGTCATGGGGGTCAGCGTGCTATGGGCGTAGGCATACACCGCCATGAAGGCAAGCCACTGGACAACAATCAGGGGCAACATGGTCGCGCACATAAGGACGGCGCGGGATTTTCCGGCACGCCTGATCATCCAGCGGACCGTATGGTCCCTGAAGGGAAAACTGAACACGTAAACCGCCCCAAGAATCGCCGCCAGATGGAAGATGGCACTGACCAGCCCCAGCCCCAAGAACCCCTGGTAGTTGCCTTCGAGATTGCCGACGGAATGGAGTTCCACCTGGACAGGATTGTCGATTCCTGCGGTAAAGAGCCCTTCGCCCACATTCGTCACCACCGCACGGATTTCTTTCAAGGCAAAGGAATTGGTCAAGTAGTTCTGCCCGCTGGAAAACACGGGAATCACAGGCGTCTCGAGGCGAAGGGCGCGGCGTTCCATATTGTAGGGAATAACGAGAAACGCCTGCAGGTCTCCACGGATTACCGCATGTTCGCATTCCCCGATGTCGCTGCACTCCTGGACCACATCCAGAACGGGATCCGACCGCAAGGCGTTTTCCAGCTTATCGGCTAGCAGGGACGCATCCAGACGGACAATACCGATGGGCACGTGCTGAATAATGCGGGCGGAGAAGAACTCCACCATGAACACGGAGGTTCCCACGGGCAACAAGAGAATCACCAGCCACAAGACGATGTTTGGACTGAAATAAATCTTCTTGACCGTGTCTATGAACGCCCTGAACAATTTTATTTCCTACACCAAGGAGATTTCCGCCTTCGCGGAAATGACAATTACGCTACTTCAGTTGCTCCAGCGGGAACAACACGCTCATGCCGGGTCTCAGGTTTTCCACCTCTACCGTGGGGCGCAGGCGCACTTCGAAAGTCTTCAGGTCAAAGCCGCCGCTTTCCTTGGAGCTTTTCCAGGTGGCATAGTCCCCAACGGGGGCAATGTAGGACACCTCCATCTCCACGGCAGCGTTCAGCGCCGGAACCGGCAGAACAAAAGTCTTGCCCTTGGTCACGTTCTTCAAGAAATCTTCCCGCAGGTGGAACACCGCCCAGGCATCCTTCAGGTCGGTCACGGCGATTACCGGCATGCCCGCCCCCACGACCTCGCCTTCTTCCACCACCTTCAGGGTGACCTCGCCCGCGATGGGGCTCTTGATTTTTGTTTCTTCCAGATAGGCGTTCACCTCGGCGTTGGCACCTTCGGCCTGTTTCACCAGTGCCTCTGCCGCCTCCTTGTCTTCGTCGCGGGCGCCTGCCAGGGCCATCTCATACTGGGCCCGAGCCGCATCGGCAGCTCCCTGGGAGGCCTTCATCTGGGTTTCGGCCTCGTCCCGCTTCTGCAGCGGGAGCACGCCTTCGTTATAAAGTTTCTGTACACGGTCGTAGGTGCTCTTTGCCAGGTTGGCGGCATCTTGTGCACGGGCCGCCATGGCCTTCAGGGCCTTGACGTCTTCGGAGCGGGCACCGTTTTTCGCCTTGTTGGCCTGGGCCTTGGCCGCCCCCAGCGCTCCCTGGGCCTGCATCTTCTTGGCCTCGATTTCGGGGCTGTTGATGACCGCCACCAGGGCGTTTTTCTTGACGGTCTGGCCTTCACGGACCAAAAGTTTTTCTATGCGTCCGGGAACTTTCCCCGCCACCAACACGCGGCGGGCCTCCATCTGGCCCTGCAAGTACTTGTCCTTCGGCTTTGTCGCAAATTCCTGAAGTTGCAGAATAGCCGCCACCATAAGGGCCACCAGCACGACAATCGCAAAAATCTTGCTTGCAAACTTTATCTTGTCCATTATTCCTTCCCCACAGTTTTGCTATTCAACATGGCTCCCGCCTGTTCCACCTCGCCGCTAGCTTCCAGCAGGCCAAGCCAGGCGATGACCGCATCGTAATGGGCCTTCAAATCGGCCACCTGAAGGCGCGACAGCGCAAGTTCTGCATCCACCACGTCCAGGCCCGTAGCAAGGCCGGACTCGTAGGCCAGCTTTTGGCTGCGGAGAGCCTCGTCCGCAAGTTCACGGGTTTTCTTCAGGCTCTCCAGACGGCCCTTGGCATGCTCCAGCTCCCGCCAGCGCTTTTCTACCAAAAGGCCGATGTTGTCCAGGGTCTGCTCTTCCATACTGGCCAGGGAGCGGTCCATGGCCTTGGCGTTTGCCACCTTGGAACGGGTCTCGCCACCCTTGAACAAATCCCACTGTGCCTTGGCACCTACGGCCCATTCAGGCTCCAGAATGGTCAGGTCCTTGGTGTAGAGTTCCTTGTAGGCAAAAAGCGCTACCGTCGGGAAATAGTCCGCACGGGCGGCACTCACCGCATCCTGGCTGCGCTTGCGCTCCGTACGGAGCTGTCTCAGTCCCGGATGGTTCTCCCTGGCCTTCTGCTTGATTTCTTCCATGGTCCGAACACTTTCCGGAGCTTCCACCGGTGTAACCGCCGTAATGTTCGTGTCCGTATGGAGCAGGCTTGCAAGAGCCATCCGGGCAAGGGACTGGTCCCGCAGAGCGTCGTCGTAGGCGTTTTCTGCTTCGGCCAGCGCCACTTCGGCGCGGAGCCTTTCCGCCTTGCTGATCTGGCCGCTGGCCTCCAGCTTCTTGGAGCGCTCCAGGTGTTCTTCCAGATTCTTCTTGGTGTTCTCCCGCATCACCGCCAGTTCTTCGGCCAGCCTAAGGGTAAAGTACTTGGTGGCCACGTCCATCAAGATGGCATTTTGCGCCATGTCAAAAGCGGCCTTCTTGGCGTTTACGTTTTCCTTGGCGGCATCGTAGGCGGAATAAATCTTGAGACCCGTAAAAATGGGCCAGATGGCTGTAAGTCGAGCATTAAAGAACAGTTCGTCCTGGACCTTCATCCGGAATTCGGCATCGTCAATCTGGGATTTTGCCGCATCCATCTGCTGTTGAGTAGCGGCGGCATACTCGTCGGCCTTCTGCTGGGCGATTTCCTGGGCGGTCCCTCCAAGCCGACTTTTAGCGAAAGCATCTGCCTGGGCTTCGGACAGCCCCTGAGCCAATGCACCGTTGTAGGCCTGGGCATACCCTGCACTGGCCTGGTTATAGGCGTCAATGTAGGCCTTGGAATAGGCGGCAGCCGGAGCCACCGTAGATAGCCCGCCAGCAATGCCGCTCAGGGCCTGCTGAATTTCACCTAAATCGATATAGATGGGGTCGTTAATTCTCGTAACGCCTGCGCTCAGGCTTACCGTAGGCATAAAACGGGAACGGGCCTCGCCCTGGGCGCTTTCGGCCATGTCCACCTTGGCCTTTTCGGCCTTGATTTGCGCATTACCGGACTTGGCCATTGAAAGCGCGTCTTGCAGGGTGATAGGCGCCGACCACGCCAGCGCCGCCCCAAACAGAAAGCACAAAACACAACGCTCCATAGCCCCAAAAGATACAAAATTCGGAGCTATGGATTCTTACAGAATTGTTTCTTGTAAAAGTTTAGTGTATTACAATTGCGACTTTGGATTCACCGCTTACTTTCCAACGGTGGGTTCGGCGACCTTCCAGGCAGAAGCCTCGTAACCCATGGTAGAGTAATCGGTGCGTTGCAGGCTCTTGCCGTAACCATCAGCCTCTTCCAGCCCCTTCCAGGTATCGGAATAGAGCGTGGCGTCGGACCAGTCGTAGTACCACTGGACTACAGATGTTAAGGACGGATCGGTTTCACTGTACACAGCATCATCAAAATCGAAGGGTTCTTTTATCGCAACCGTTTCACCGCGGTTCGAAAGCTTACCCTTATAGAGGCAAATCTGCACGTCGCTTGCAATCTTGTAATCGGTGCGA from Fibrobacter sp. harbors:
- a CDS encoding TolC family protein, translating into MERCVLCFLFGAALAWSAPITLQDALSMAKSGNAQIKAEKAKVDMAESAQGEARSRFMPTVSLSAGVTRINDPIYIDLGEIQQALSGIAGGLSTVAPAAAYSKAYIDAYNQASAGYAQAYNGALAQGLSEAQADAFAKSRLGGTAQEIAQQKADEYAAATQQQMDAAKSQIDDAEFRMKVQDELFFNARLTAIWPIFTGLKIYSAYDAAKENVNAKKAAFDMAQNAILMDVATKYFTLRLAEELAVMRENTKKNLEEHLERSKKLEASGQISKAERLRAEVALAEAENAYDDALRDQSLARMALASLLHTDTNITAVTPVEAPESVRTMEEIKQKARENHPGLRQLRTERKRSQDAVSAARADYFPTVALFAYKELYTKDLTILEPEWAVGAKAQWDLFKGGETRSKVANAKAMDRSLASMEEQTLDNIGLLVEKRWRELEHAKGRLESLKKTRELADEALRSQKLAYESGLATGLDVVDAELALSRLQVADLKAHYDAVIAWLGLLEASGEVEQAGAMLNSKTVGKE
- a CDS encoding efflux RND transporter periplasmic adaptor subunit, translating into MDKIKFASKIFAIVVLVALMVAAILQLQEFATKPKDKYLQGQMEARRVLVAGKVPGRIEKLLVREGQTVKKNALVAVINSPEIEAKKMQAQGALGAAKAQANKAKNGARSEDVKALKAMAARAQDAANLAKSTYDRVQKLYNEGVLPLQKRDEAETQMKASQGAADAARAQYEMALAGARDEDKEAAEALVKQAEGANAEVNAYLEETKIKSPIAGEVTLKVVEEGEVVGAGMPVIAVTDLKDAWAVFHLREDFLKNVTKGKTFVLPVPALNAAVEMEVSYIAPVGDYATWKSSKESGGFDLKTFEVRLRPTVEVENLRPGMSVLFPLEQLK
- a CDS encoding ABC transporter permease, which gives rise to MFRAFIDTVKKIYFSPNIVLWLVILLLPVGTSVFMVEFFSARIIQHVPIGIVRLDASLLADKLENALRSDPVLDVVQECSDIGECEHAVIRGDLQAFLVIPYNMERRALRLETPVIPVFSSGQNYLTNSFALKEIRAVVTNVGEGLFTAGIDNPVQVELHSVGNLEGNYQGFLGLGLVSAIFHLAAILGAVYVFSFPFRDHTVRWMIRRAGKSRAVLMCATMLPLIVVQWLAFMAVYAYAHSTLTPMTFREFVLVSAGQLAMILACTGAGATFVGITGNMRMATSVAGVIGGPAFAFAGQTFPLMAMPFVVRCFAYLLPLTHLLKVQSAMLVGPAGSAHAWDSIVTLLFMGLFWQLLATRLLYVRWFASKRKELNWVRQHGSAKDKIKTALGVVADDLNPANYGIGNRRRARNTERLHLNLMNPQMNRDAENRPPEVSDD